The Spodoptera frugiperda isolate SF20-4 chromosome 8, AGI-APGP_CSIRO_Sfru_2.0, whole genome shotgun sequence DNA segment cttctggcgcagtcgggtaaaaaaacataaaaatccaaTCTAACATGGAtacgaaaatgtaattttttattgttattcgtACCTCAGACAAGGTTTGATAATTTCAAACACATTTTCGCCAATTTTCACGAACTTCCAGTTATCTTCATCATAAGGCTTAGCGCCTTTGAGCACGAAGTTGGGTCTAAAGTTTTTGGTTGTAACCTTGTTGTCATTAGATAGACGAGTGTTCAAGTCATCAACTGACGCTTCGTTGACGAGGTTGAAGGAAGTTTCATCAGGTAAGGCACCCTGAAACATAAATGAATTTATCAGTTAGCTCTCTGTCATAATACCTTTCAGATTCcgattacattttttattattacttaggtCTTACTTAGGATTACTTAGGTCTTTCTTGGTTGTCATTAGCTATAGTAAATGTTTGCAGGTATTCATGCTgtgattttctatttataaaaaatgatCAATTCATGTTGAAATTGCGGCTTGTCTGGACTTTTGGAAGGGTTCCAAGATCCAAGATGAGACATGAGGCTACAAGCCTGCGACTTACCGTATCTTCTTTCCTGAATTTGTAGATCTTGTTAGCACTGCCACGAAGTTTGCGGCAGTTTTCAGACGCATAGTAAACAAGACGGAAGTTGAGGGGTGACCGATCAATCAATCTGTAATAAACAATTCATATTGTCAACTGTTAGTATTATATTCTGCATAGTTGTGTGGgttgtatttcataatattatgtacgcATATACGCATTGGAGCAACGACCAACCAAAACATTTTGAACAAAGTTTGgttcaaattcaaaacaaatatgCAATGATCGTACGTCTGCGAAATGGAAAATTAAGTATTGATAAAGTTTATCTTTGCCTTCTATTTATATAAAGACATGACGAGAGCGACGGGACAGATAACACGTTGTAGTTATGAAATATACTGAAATGAACAAGCAGATCTTATAGTACGTATGTCCCTACCTACTCATATTGCGACAAACGTCCCAACGATTACGGACTTTGAACTGCTTCAGAAtcaaatattaacaataataacagtTCACACGGAATGTACGAGAAATACTTATGAATTATTCTTGAATATAAGAGGGTAGATATAGCAGATTCATCTTTTTATCTGGAAATTATGaaaaccatgtttttttttataagcacTTCACCTAACCTTAGACTATGACCGTTTACGATGGCTCTTTAAAATTTTCGGTAGCTTTGTATCCAACCATACGTCCATGAAAATCTTTTTCGTCTTATTCATACGTCCGGtcaataaaaaacatcaaatttaCTTTTGGATTATGACTCCAACCGGAGTCATGGACATGTGAGTTTGATAAAAATGTGACTCCATTTGgagtcactggacagtgaacgtgttaaataCTTACAGTTgtaaattaggtaattattctaaattgattgattgattatgAATGGTGAATTTATGCATTGAAAGATTGGATTTCACCTTGAGAACCACTCGCTCACCTCCCAGCCGCAGTCATACACTGGAACAGGATCGCCCCAAACAATTGCCGTCTTGGGTTTCTGAAGAGCCACAATCTGaaccacaaaataaattacgtatTAAAAGAAATCTTATAAAATTACCCATAATCACTGAATTGTATTCTCTAATCCCTGAATGTTCTCTACATTCTTGTAGTACTTGTATGTATTTCGCATCACGTGCTATTTATTATTGATGCTAATTAGTAGCACTTGCCGGCCGCCTGCCGTTTCACGCACTCGTAATCTGTCTCTAGAAGTCATACTTTAACTGCATACTAAATCAAGATTAGCATTACAAGTTGTACTATGATGGTAGGGGAGAATTCTAAAGAAGCACGAGAATAGGGGGCGTGTGAGTAATTTCATAAACAGTTAATTTAAGAGGTACAAAACTAATAAGTTATGGACCTATTTAGGtactaggtatataaatataataggtatacttattacttatctaAGGTGAGCTAAACTTGCTATATTTAGCCCTCACAACACGTTAGGAGACTATCTATCATCTATCGAGAAATAAATACAAGCCTCGATATccaataatattgataaatatagCGCTGTTTATCGTTGTTGTTCCTAAACCGTTACAATCGTTCGCTAAATCAGTACTTAAActaaatagataaaaatgttataaatgcagCGAGTATCGTGTGAATGAAATCTTCAgggatatttttttcatttaggtCAGTGTCAAGGATCTATAAAAATCGAATCTAATGTCAGGAACCTACATACCATTAAACCTTCAAGTTATAAATAGCCACCTAAATCAATAAGAGACCCTTAATGACCCTTTATTCTATGTTCCACAACCTACCTCAGCTAGATTCACGTTCAGTTTTTCCATGTTAGGATGTTCCAAAGTGAGAACAGAGTTTCTAATAGTGGGCTGCACAGCCAAGAGTTCAGGGAAACCTCTGGCTGTTATGAAGTTGTCTTTATCGTCGACAACCATCAGGACTCTGCAAAGAGAGATGAAAACTACATATAAGTACCTAGGTAATGCTTAATTTCATAAAGGAACTATACaggtataaaacaaaataaggtgTTGCCAAATTTCCttttaagtacttacctacctacggTTATTTTAGAACTAAACGAACCTGTCCCGAAGCCACCCATCTCTCAATCCCATGTTAGTACATTCGACAGTTTCCAACGTGACGCGGCCACATGACTTAATTGGGTAGACGTTGATTTCCTTCAGAACTCCAACTTGTTCCCATTTTTCTGGAAGCTTCACTGGCTTTTCTTGTAACAGGCGGTATGCACAGTAAGCGCCGCCCAGGACTCCAGCCGCCGTAACAGTGGCCGTTACATACAATGGAACTGAAATACAAAGAGGCGTTAAATTTTGGGCTAGGATGGAGGATTCCAGATAGCAGTACACCGTATATGAAATGGGTTCTGCCGATATGTTGTATCACTGCATCAGTGCAAGAGTTACGGAGCAGGTTGTATAGCTCCCAAGGCCCCTGAATAGCAGCAGACTAAGGGCCCTGGTCACGAACCCAGAAAGTGTTAGGGCATCCACGTCATACTCTATAGACTCCAAGTTACGGGCAATGACTTTCCAACAAGAAATTAGACTTAAAAATCTAAAAGGCGGTATTAACTTCGATGTGGATGGAGCTAGACAGCGAAAAATATCGCGGTTTTGGTGAAACTGGTGATCTACTAGTCTAGCTAATGGCTGAATTTATTGCACAACTAAAGAATGGCAATAGTTTGGCCATTTATGAGACACAAAAATAgatacaagtaggtacctaccaataACTCTGACTTAGAGGTTGCGTAACTAAGGTGCATTATTACAGTATCACACCCAATGGCTGCACCTCTGTTTTATCTAACAACCATTGATATTTTTACTGATATTAATAGATGTTCTATTGAGAGTTCATCTACACATACTTATTGAAAGTC contains these protein-coding regions:
- the LOC118275502 gene encoding mitochondrial amidoxime reducing component 2 produces the protein MSSNVPLYVTATVTAAGVLGGAYCAYRLLQEKPVKLPEKWEQVGVLKEINVYPIKSCGRVTLETVECTNMGLRDGWLRDRVLMVVDDKDNFITARGFPELLAVQPTIRNSVLTLEHPNMEKLNVNLAEIVALQKPKTAIVWGDPVPVYDCGWEVSEWFSRLIDRSPLNFRLVYYASENCRKLRGSANKIYKFRKEDTGALPDETSFNLVNEASVDDLNTRLSNDNKVTTKNFRPNFVLKGAKPYDEDNWKFVKIGENVFEIIKPCLRCVLTTIDPETGIRNANTEPLQELKKYRQLTNPEERKSGGSSPKMGLQMALRSGPGGKISLNDPIYVA